In a genomic window of Hippoglossus stenolepis isolate QCI-W04-F060 chromosome 17, HSTE1.2, whole genome shotgun sequence:
- the mindy1 gene encoding ubiquitin carboxyl-terminal hydrolase MINDY-1 isoform X3, producing the protein MNSDPHSLTGLDLDLEDSSSAATAGGSEDQQESTDSASFSIPSLELSDGVTATGNSQDVEDSLSSSLSAVGAQGCTLSAGVGDLKDGEALEAAGGAVAAAAAAPPAVACSSSSAAAAEAASSVPAYYLVKWITWKEKKTPIITQSENGPCPLLAIMNTLFLRWKAKLPAQTEVVTTEDLMSHLGECVLSVTPREKTDGMELNFQQNMSDAMAVLPKLSTGLDVNVRFTGATDFEYTPECIVFDLLDIPLYHGWLVDPQSPEMVSAVGKLSYNQLVEKIIDYKHSADSSRVSEGLVAEQFLESTATQLSYHGLCELNTTAKEGEISVFFRNNHFSTMIKHKGHLYLLVTDQGFLQEEPLVWESLHNVEGDGNFCDSDFRLCHQRAPPTAPPAAQEQRRQIDQDYLVAVSLQQQGGALGPLSDLELARQLQQEEYQQQQQLQQQGAVQTQQVTPHTQSWSLFTV; encoded by the exons gtctggacctggacctggaggaCAGCTCGTCTGCAGCGACAGCGGGCGGTTCGGAGGACCAGCAAGAGTCCACAGACTCTGCGTCCTTCTCCATCCCCAGTCTGGAGCTGTCAGACGGGGTCACAGCCACAGGAAACTCCCAGGACGTGGAGGACAGCTTGTCCTCGTCCTTGTCTGCTGTGGGTGCGCAGGGCTGCACTCTGTCCGCCGGGGTCGGCGATCTGAAAGATGGCGAGGCACTGGAGGCTGCAG ggggcgctgtcgctgcagcagctgctgctcctcctgctgtcgcctgctcctcctcgtcagcggcagcagcagaggcagcttCTTCTGTACCGGCGTATTACCTGGTGAAGTGGATCAcctggaaggagaagaagacgcCCATCATCACTCAGAGTGAGAATGGAccctgccccctgctggccatCATGAACACACTGTTTCTGCGCTGGAAG gctaaGCTTCCTGCTCAGACGGAGGTGGTCACCACCGAGGACCTGATGTCTCACCTGG gagagtgtgtgttgtctgtcacACCCAGAGAAAAAACTGATGGGATGGAGCTCAACTTccaacag aaCATGAGTGATGCCATGGCCGTCCTCCCTAAGCTCTCCACAGGTCTGGATGTTAACGTGCGTTTCACTGGAGCGACAGACTTTGAATACACACCTGAGTGCATCGTGTTCGACCTGCTTGACATCCCGTTGTACCACGGCTGGCTGGTCGACCCACag agtCCAGAGATGGTGTCGGCTGTGGGGAAACTGAGTTACAACCAGCTGGTGGAGAAAATCATCGACTATAAACACTCAGCTGACAGCAGCCGAGTCAGtgaag gtctgGTAGCGGAGCAGTTTTTGGAGTCGACTGCGACACAGTTGTCGTATCACGGTCTGTGTGAACTCAACACAACGGCCAAAGAGGGAGAGATCTCCGTGTTCTTCAGAAACAACCACTTCAGTACCATGATTAAACACAag GGTCACCTGTACCTGCTGGTGACGGATCAGGGCTTCCTGCAGGAGGAGCCTCTGGTGTGGGAGTCTCTTCATAACGTCGAAGGCGACGGGAACTTCTGTGACTCTGACTTCAGACTGTGTCATCAAAGAGCTCCGCCCACCGCCCCCCCCGCTGCACAGGAACAACGGAGACAGATCgaccag GACTACCTGGTGGCCGtgtccctgcagcagcagggcGGGGCCCTGGGGCCCCTCAGTGACCTGGAGTTGGCCCGACAGCTTCAACAGGAAGAATatcagcaacagcagcaactccaacagcagggggcagtgcaGACACAACAGgtaacaccacacacacagagctggagcCTTTTTACAGTGTGA
- the LOC118124461 gene encoding phosphatidylinositol 4-kinase beta, whose translation MADADVSLSPALRQLHLSPSHSAPPPPPASSSPTTFSCPSSPSSASSSFSSSSSTSCSESSSDCPNHHHHHPHHHHLRPQLQLPPPSHSEQPSSPSASPRSSSPSGSIGSTGSLGSSSSASEGIGSSSVSSGGDLRGPSPPLDVISEDAMEMDLEGDQVINPEVALKACQEVLLKVQLQNRDVPEQQQQQQQQQRTDLSERCAPQYLSPDTSSIKEEDEEDEKQGGTSQQDSHPSARLHSSPLPPGVSPSSKQSWLLRLFESKLFDVSMAISYLYKSKEPGVQAYIGNRLFSFPDSEVDVYLPQLLNMYVHMDTEVGDAIRPYLIHRCRGSITFSLLSAWLLGAYSSDMHISTQRHSRGTKLRKLILSDELKPSALTPVTPRPTSASVSESPVSSPSHRRCHRRHTSSNTEASAAAVPNNPTSGESEVFVSPSRRTHQRSKSDASTASSGPGTGLRRTGSNPKVESVHEEPERLRPQREFVKSLLGIGKRLVTLTTKEQKTQRLISELSLLNHKLPARVWLPTAERQHHVCRIPHTQAVVLNSKDKAPYIIYVEVLECESFETSLAPVRIPETRIRSARSAENLDCGGIPATIANGMTSEHRAGSFSTVPNYDNDEDAWATDDIGQLQVEAEAQTSSSDNISQFSVDSITSLENKEPVFIAAGDIRRRLSENLAHTPTTFRRDPEDPSAVALKEPWEEKVRRIREASPYGHMTNWRLLSVIVKCGDDLRQELLAYQVLRQLQSIWQQERVPLWIKPYKILVMSSDSGMIEPVLNAVSLHQVRKQSQLSLLDYFLQEHGSFTTEAFLSAQRNFVQSCAGYSLICYLLQVKDRHNGNILLDSEGHIIHIDFGFILSSSPRNLGFETSAFKLTSEFVDVMGGLDGDMFIYYRMLMLQGLIAARKHMEKVLQIVEIMQQGSHLPCFHGSSTIRGLKERFHMSLTEEQLQLLVEQLVDGSMRSITTKLYDSFQYVTNGIM comes from the exons ATGGCCGACGCTGACGTCTCTTTGTCCCCTGCTCTGCGCCAGCTCCACCTTAGCCCCTCGCACTcagccccgccccctcctccagcctcctcctcccccaccacctTCTCAtgcccctcctccccctccagtgcctcctcttccttttcttcctcctcttcgaCCTCCTGCTCTGAGAGCTCGTCTGATTGCcccaaccaccaccatcatcatcctcatcaccatcacctccgccctcagctgcagctgccCCCGCCCTCTCACAGCGAGCAGCCCTCCTCCCCTAGCGCCAGCCCCCGCAGCTCCAGCCCCAGCGGGAGCATCGGCAGCACCGGCAGcctcggcagcagcagcagcgccagcGAGGGCatcggcagcagcagcgtgtcGAGTGGCGGCGACCTGCGAGGTCCGAGTCCGCCGCTGGATGTCATCTCAGAGGACGCCATGGAGATGGACCTCGAAGGTGACCAAG TGATCAACCCTGAAGTCGCTCTGAAAGCTTGTCAGGAAGTTCTTCTCAAAGTCCAGCTGCAGAACAGAGACGTgccagaacaacaacaacaacaacaacagcagcagcgcaCGGACTTGTCGGAGCGCTGTGCTCCTCAGTACTTGAGTCCAGACACCAGCTCCATcaaagaggaagacgaggaagacGAGAAACAAGGTGGAACGTCCCAACAAGACTCGCATCCTTCAGCCAGACTGCATTCCTCTCCACTGCCACCGGGGGTGTCACCATCATCGAAACAGTCGTGGCTGCTGCGCCTCTTTGAGTCCAAGCTGTTTGACGTTTCCATGGCGATCTCCTACTTGTACAAGTCGAAGGAGCCGGGGGTGCAGGCGTACATCGGGAATCGACTCTTCAGCTTCCCTGACTCTGAGGTGGACGTCTACCTGCCGCAGCTGCTCAACATGTATGTGCACATGGACACGGAGGTGGGAGACGCCATCAGACCGTACCTG ATCCATCGCTGCAGAGGAAGCATCACCTTCTCGCTGCTGTCGGCATGGCTGCTCGGCGCCTACTCCTCCGACATGCACATCTCCACCCAGCGTCACTCCAGAGGCACCAAACTCCGAAAACTCATCCTGTCCGATGAACTCAAGCCATCCGCTCTGACGCCCGTCACGCCCAGACCAACTTCAGCTTCTGTCTCTGAAAGCCCAGTGTCGTCGCCGTCCCACCGCCGCTGTCACCGCAGGCacaccagcagcaacacagagGCTTCCGCTGCCGCCGTGCCAAACAACCCCACATCAGGGGAGTCTGAGGTCTTTGTTTCTCCGTCTAGAAGGACCCACCAGAGATCCAAGTCGGACGCCTCCACGGCAAGCAGCGGGCCCGGCACTGGCCTCCGACGAACAGGAAGTAACCCGAAGGTGGAGTCGGTTCACGAGGAG CCCGAGCGTCTCCGTCCTCAGCGGGAGTTCGTCAAGTCTCTGCTCGGCATCGGGAAGCGTTTGGTGACGTTGACGACCAAAGAGCAGAAGACGCAGCggctgatctcagagctgtcGCTGCTCAACCACAAGCTGCCGGCTCGAGTGTGGCTGCCCACCGCCGAGCGCCAGCACCACGTCTGCAGGATCCCGCACACGCAGGCCGTCGTCCTGAACTCTAAAGACAAG GCGCCGTACATCATCTACGTGGAGGTTTTGGAGTGTGAAAGCTTCGAGACGTCTCTGGCTCCCGTTCGGATTCCGGAGACCAGGATCCGCTCAGCTCGTTCCGCAGAAAACCTGGACTGTGGCGGCATCCCGGCGACCATCGCTAACGGGATGACATCCGAGCACAGGGCGGGAAGTTTCTCTACCGTCCCAAACTACGACAATGACGAAGACGCGTGGGCCACCGACGATATCGGACAGCTGCAGGTCGAG gccGAGGCTCAGACCAGCAGCAGTGACAACATCAGTCAGTTTTCAGTCGACAGCATCACGAGTCTAGAGAATAAAGAACCAGTGTTCATCGCTGCTGGAGACATTAg GCGCCGTCTGTCCGAGAACCTCGCTCACACTCCGACTACGTTCAGGCGAGACCCTGAGGACCCGTCAGCCGTCGCCCTCAAAGAACCCTGGGAGGAGAAAGTCAG GCGAATCAGAGAAGCTTCTCCGTACGGTCACATGACCAACTGGAGGTTACTGTCGGTCATCGTGAAGTGTGGAGACGACCTGAGGCAGGAGCTCCTGGCCTATCAGGTGCTCCGACAGCTGCAG tcgATCTGGCAGCAGGAGCGAGTTCCTCTGTGGATCAAACCGTATAAGATCCTGGTGATGTCATCAGACAGCGGGATGATCGAACCCGTCCTCAACGCCGTCTCTCTGCACCAG GTGCGTAAACAGAGTCAGCTGTCGCTGCTCGACTACTTCCTGCAGGAACACGGCAGCTTCACCACCGAGGCCTTCCTGTCCGCTCAGAGGAACTTCGTCCAGAGCTGCGCCGGATACAGTCTGATCTGTTACCTGCTGCAGGTCaaagacag ACACAACGGGAACATCCTGCTGGACTCTGAAGGTCACATCATCCACATCGACTTTGGTTTCATCCTCTCCAGTTCTCCTCGTAACCTCGGCTTCGAGACGTCCGCCTTCAAGCTCACGTCAGAGTTCGTGGAC GTGATGGGCGGTTTGGACGGAGACATGTTCATCTACTACAGGATGTTGATGCTTCAGGGTCTGATCGCTGCCAGGAAGCACATGGAGAAGGTTCTGCAGATCGTCGAGATCATGCAACAAG GTTCCCATCTTCCGTGTTTCCACGGCTCCAGCACCATCCGTGGTCTGAAGGAGCGTTTCCACATGTCTCTGacggaggagcagctgcagctgctggtggagcagCTGGTCGACGGGTCCATGCGCTCCATCACCACCAAACTCTACGACTCCTTCCAGTATGTCACAAACGGCATCATGTGA